The Skermanella pratensis genome has a window encoding:
- a CDS encoding gamma carbonic anhydrase family protein, which yields MTALIMPHHGKSPVIHESAFIADTAVVIGDVEIGEDSGIWFGCVVRGDVNVVRIGARTNIQDGVVIHVASRGQGTYVGDDITIGHMALLHACTLESGCFVGMKACLMDGSYVETGGMVAAGALLTPGKRVRSGELWAGTPARFMRDVTPEEIAFFPRSARQYVDLAASYRRP from the coding sequence ATGACCGCCTTGATCATGCCGCACCACGGCAAGTCACCTGTCATTCATGAAAGTGCCTTCATCGCGGATACCGCGGTGGTCATCGGCGACGTCGAGATCGGTGAGGATTCCGGGATCTGGTTCGGCTGCGTGGTTCGGGGTGACGTGAATGTCGTCCGCATCGGGGCGCGCACCAACATCCAGGACGGCGTGGTGATCCATGTCGCGTCGCGAGGGCAGGGGACCTATGTCGGCGACGATATTACCATCGGCCACATGGCCCTGCTGCACGCCTGCACCCTCGAAAGCGGCTGCTTCGTCGGCATGAAGGCTTGTTTGATGGACGGGTCCTATGTGGAAACCGGCGGCATGGTGGCTGCCGGTGCCCTGCTGACTCCCGGCAAGCGGGTTCGGAGTGGAGAGCTCTGGGCGGGAACGCCCGCGCGCTTCATGCGCGACGTCACTCCGGAGGAAATCGCCTTTTTCCCGCGGTCGGCACGCCAGTATGTCGACCTCGCGGCAAGCTACCGTCGGCCATGA
- a CDS encoding YdbL family protein has protein sequence MRRLLMVAALALWTGSVVPAVAQMPLDQAKQAGLVGERPDGLIGFVAGTVPADIRTLVNQVNAQRLDRYSQVARTNGTSIESVQAVAGRQLIERTPGGQYVMTASGDWRRK, from the coding sequence ATGAGGCGTTTATTGATGGTGGCCGCGCTGGCTCTGTGGACGGGGTCCGTGGTTCCGGCGGTGGCGCAGATGCCCCTGGACCAGGCCAAGCAGGCAGGGCTCGTCGGCGAGCGGCCGGACGGCCTAATAGGTTTCGTCGCCGGTACGGTTCCCGCCGACATCCGCACCCTGGTGAACCAGGTCAATGCGCAGCGGCTCGACCGGTATAGCCAAGTGGCCAGGACCAACGGCACGTCGATCGAGAGCGTGCAGGCCGTGGCCGGCCGCCAGCTGATCGAGCGGACGCCGGGCGGGCAGTATGTCATGACGGCGTCGGGCGACTGGCGGCGCAAATAG
- a CDS encoding YnbE family lipoprotein: protein MMDIPLARRRLLLGPALASLVPVLAACSPTVKVEAPDKPIEINLNIRIEQEIRIKVERDLEQVFADDPELFGLPSGNAPGRGGQGAGRKESGTK, encoded by the coding sequence ATGATGGATATCCCGCTCGCGCGTCGGCGCCTGCTTCTCGGACCGGCGCTGGCAAGTCTCGTCCCGGTGCTGGCGGCTTGCAGCCCCACGGTCAAGGTCGAGGCTCCCGACAAGCCGATCGAAATCAACCTGAATATCCGCATCGAGCAGGAAATCCGCATCAAGGTCGAGCGCGACCTGGAGCAGGTTTTCGCCGACGATCCCGAGCTTTTCGGACTGCCTTCCGGGAACGCGCCGGGGCGCGGCGGGCAGGGTGCCGGCAGAAAGGAAAGCGGTACGAAATGA